From the genome of Bartonella sp. M0283:
CGCGGCGCACCTTACCGACAATTTCATGACCTGGCACACAAGGATAAAGTGTGCCCGCCCAGTCACTGCGCGCGGTGTGAAGGTCGGAATGGCAAACGCCGCAATAGCGAATTTCAATATCTACATCATGGTCAAGCGGGTCACGCCGCTCGAATGTGAAAGGATGGAATGTCTTATCAGGGCCGTCAACGGCAAATGCATCACATGTAAACATATAGGAAATTTCCTTTGAATAGTTGTTTTACTATCGGTTTTGCTTCATTTTGCTTTTTTGTTTTTTTACTTTTTTGTTTTCCGGTTTTGAATACCGTTTTTATTTCTCCGGTTTTTTTAAAGCTCAAGCGGCGGTATTTCATCCGAAATTGAAATCATCCGGTTTCATCCTCTTTCCTTGCACAAGCAATCATTCGCTTTTTACCGGTTTTATAAGCGCAATTCTTGTTTAAAAAATTCCGCTCTTTTTAAAAAAATCCGGTTTCCCCAAGAAAATGACTGTCAAAAATGAAACGGTTTAACCGCAAATAGAAAGCGTCAATTCTATTTCCGGTTGTTTCGGGCTCAATTCTTTTTCCTGTTAATAACAACTATATTCTTCAAGACGATTTTGATAAGCTCTATCAAGATCATTGGGCTTATGAATTTTTTTCATAAAAGCCGACAAGTAGAAAATAATCGTGCGGCAAAACAGAAAGTGGAAAAATGGCAAAAGTGGCTTTTATCGGTTTGGGTGTGATGGGCTATCCTATGGCAGGGCATTTGAAAAAAGCCGGCCATGATGTGACGGTTTATAACCGCACGGCAAAAAAGGCGGAAAAATGGGTAGAGGAGTTTCACGGCAAAAAAGCCGATACACCGGCAGAAGCGGCAAAGGGTCAGGATATTGTTTTTGCCTGTGTCGGCAATGACAATGATATAAGAGAAGTCACAACCGGCAAGGATGGCGCGTTCAAAACAATGGCAAGGGGAAGCGTTTTTGTCGACCATACGACAGATTCGGCAAAGGTTGCCCGCGAGCTTGAAGGGGAAGCGGAAAAATGCGGCATCGGTTTTATCGACGCGCCGGTTTCAGGTGGTCAGGCCGGTGCCGAGAACGGCAAACTCACCATTATGTGCGGTGGTAAGAAGGACATATTTGAAAAAACTGCCGATGTCATGAAAGCCTATGGCATTTCGGTAAAGCGGCTGGGAAAAAGCGGCAGCGGGCAATTGTGCAAAATGGTCAACCAGATTTGTCTTGCCGGTGCTGTTCAAGGCCTTGCCGAAGGGCTTGCTTTCGGTAAAAAAGCCGGCCTTGATATGAACGAGGTTCTTGATGTCATTTCCAAGGGGGCGGCCGGTTCATGGCAAATGTCGAACCGCGGCACAACGATGGTTGAAGGCAAATTCGATTTCGGCTTTGCTGTTGACTGGATGAGAAAAGATCTCGGCATCTGCCTTGATGAAGCGCGCAGTAACGGCGCGGTTTTGCCGGTCACTGCTTTGATCGACCAGTTTTATGCCGATATTCAGGCAGAAAATGGCGGCCGGCTTGATACGTCAAGCCTTATCAAACGGCTCCCGCAATAGTCGCGCGACAGTTATTTATCCTGTTACAGTGATTTTTTGACTTTAGGGAACTTTTTGCAGCCTTTTCAGCCTTTTCGGCTTTACGGCTTTTTCGGCTTTTTGTGACCTTGTGAGTGATTTTCGCACGTTTTTTTCTACGCTTACATAAATACTCGTGTCATAAAAAGCCCGGCAAACTATCCGGTCAAGCTCCTGCCTGTTTGACAAGGCCGTCGTTTTACCAATCAGTTTTACCAATCGCTCTTCTTTTAAATCGACTTTATTGCGCTTTCATCTTCATTGGCGGAAAGCGCAATAGTGCCGAAAAGTTGTTATTGCCAACATTTTTTTGAAGCGCGAAACCACGCCATCCGGTCGGAATTGCCCCCTTTATCTTCTGTTTTTAAAGGAATGCGGCTATTTCCGGCGTTTGGTTCTTTTCATTGACCAATATGTCCATTGAAAAATTGTGGAAAGAAAACATCGGAAAGCAAGTAGGGACAAAAAAATAGCGGGAGCTTTGTTATATCAAATCGTGGAACGCGTTTTTGCGATAATGCCGCAAAAGCAGGAATGTGCGGCCTACAACATCAATTCCTGATGCAGGTTTTTGCAATACCGGAAAGGGATAAAAGGCAGCCTGGTCTATCAACTCGTGACGCAAGTTTTCTTCCGCAAGTCCGGAACGGGACAAAAGCCGACTTGCTGCATCGAACCGTCATGAAGTTTTTTGCGATAATGCCGCAAAAGCAGGAATGTGCGGCCTACTACATCAATTCCAGATGCTGGTTTTTGCAATACCGGAAAGGGATAAAAGGCAGCCTGGTCTATCAACTCGTGACGCAAGTTTTCTTCCGCAAGTCCGGAAGGGGACAAAAGCCAACTTGCTGCATCGAACCGTGATGAAGTTTTTTGCGATAATGCCGCAAAAGCTGGAATGTGCGGCCTACTACATCAATTCCTGATGCAGGTTTTTGCAATACCGGAAAGGGATAAAAGGCAGCCTGGTCTATCAACTCGTGACGTAAGTTTTCTTCCGCAAGTCCGGAACGGGATAAAAGCCAACTTGCTGCATCGAACCGTGATGAAGTTTTTTGCGGCAATACCGTAATAACAGTTTTTTGCTTGTTCGTTCCGCTTTGAAAAGTGGAGCAATAAATTACTTTTACGGAAAAATGTCCGGCATGTGACAGATAAATCCGGCATGTGACAGATAAATATGTGAAAAATGTCCGGCATGTGACAGATAAAACCCGATACGCTTCCGCCCAATCAAAGCCTGTTTTCACTCAGCCTATTCCATAAACCGCGATAGTTATCCGGCAAAGAAAATAAAAAAGAAAA
Proteins encoded in this window:
- a CDS encoding NAD(P)-dependent oxidoreductase, which translates into the protein MAKVAFIGLGVMGYPMAGHLKKAGHDVTVYNRTAKKAEKWVEEFHGKKADTPAEAAKGQDIVFACVGNDNDIREVTTGKDGAFKTMARGSVFVDHTTDSAKVARELEGEAEKCGIGFIDAPVSGGQAGAENGKLTIMCGGKKDIFEKTADVMKAYGISVKRLGKSGSGQLCKMVNQICLAGAVQGLAEGLAFGKKAGLDMNEVLDVISKGAAGSWQMSNRGTTMVEGKFDFGFAVDWMRKDLGICLDEARSNGAVLPVTALIDQFYADIQAENGGRLDTSSLIKRLPQ